ATGTTCGTGATCGATAGAAAGGTGAATATGGGAGTGGCGATAGGAAGCGCCCTGATCGTATGGGGCTTGGCAATATTGCTGGCCAGTTTATATATCCATTACCAAAGGACAATTCTCATAAGAAAAACTAGTAAAATTGAAATAATGAAATATGAAATGCCGAAAGGCGCATCCGTCAGAGATAGAATAAATCACAGCTATGGAGGGAAATTCATTGAGATCGGCAAAAACTTTTTTTTGCTTGAAAAAAACGAAGTTGAAAGCGAAGAGGATTTTATAGAAAGATTGTGTCTAGAGATTGGAAAGATAAAAACTCAATGATTAGAAATAGATGAAGTGGACTGATTGTTTTCAAGGGCGGGTTGCCCCTCCCTTTAATAGGGGGCTGTGTTACGAAATAAGAAGGCGGTGTTAGCGAAATGAACGAGATTGTTTATGTTCTTATTAATGAAGCAATGCCCGGCTATGTAAAAATTGGTAAAACGACAACCAGCCTTGAGCAAAGAATTAGGGAATTGAGCGCATCGACAAGTGTTCCCCTCCCGTTTACTTGTTTTTATGCTTGCACGGTGAAGGAAATGAGTTTTGTGGAACATCAATTGCATGACGCATTTGACAATAATCGGATAAATCCAAAAAGAGAGTTTTTTCGAATAGCTCCGGAACGTGTAGTGGCGGCTTTAAAATTAGCAGAGATTGAAGATGTTACTCCTAAGAAAGATATTGTAGAATCGCATGAAGATCAAAAAGCGCTTGATAAAGCCAGGACCATACGGGAAAGATTTGATTTTAGAATGGCGGATATTCCGATTGGCGCAGAGCTGACTTTTAGCAGGGATGAAAATATTAAGGCAAAAGTTGTTGATAATCGTTCTATTAAGTTTAACGGTAAAATAACAAGTCTTTCAAAGTCAGCGCAGAAAATACTGGGATACAACTATGGTGTTGCCGGAACAGATTATTGGATGTACGAAGGGGAAGCATTAGACGAACGCCGACGAAGGTTGGAAGGCGAGAATTAGAGTGGTTAAAAACAAGAAAGTTGTCGTACAAGGAAGTCAGATCGGAGTCTTGTTGCGCGATGGAGACAATGATTTTATTTCTTTGACCGACATGACAAAGAAATTTGGAGACGATGTTCTCATCTACCAATGGATGCGCAATCGGAATACGGTTGAATTCTTAGGGATTTGGGAGCAGATACACAACCCTGATTTTAAAGGTGTCGAATTCGAGACCTTTAAAAAGCAAGCCGGGATGAATAGCTTTTCCCTAACCCCCAGAAAATGGATTGACGCAACTGGTGCTATCGGTTTGATTTCAAGGGCCGGACGATACGGCGGTGGAACCTATGCTCATAAAGACATAGCGTTTGAATTTGGCTCGTGGCTTAGCGCGGAATTTAAGCTTTACTTGATCAAGGAATTTCAGAGATTAAAAACTGAAGAGAATCAACGATTTGTTCTTGGCTGGGACATGAAACGGATGCTGGCAAAATTAAATTATAAAATTCATACCGATGCCATAAAAGAGCATATTGTTCCCCCGCAAATTTCCAAGCAAAAAATGAATGTGATTTATGCCAGCGAAGCTGACGTTTTGAATGTCGCGTTGTTTGGTATAACGGCTAAGGAATGGAGGGATAAAAATATAGGCAAAGAAGGGAATGTCAGGGATTCCGCGACAGTTGAACAGCTGGTGGTTCTGTCCAATCTCGAAAGTATGAATGCTGAACTTATCCGATTGGGATTCCCTCAAGGTGAAAGGTTGAGGAAGCTTAACGAAATGGCGATAAGCCAGATGAAATCTTTGATGGGCAATGCCTCAATAAGAAAGCTAAAGTGAGCGAAAAGCGGCCTTCCGGCCGCTGGTCTATGCGAAAAGATAATAAGTCGATAAAAGGAGAAGAACAATGGATATCAGCAAAATTAAGTTTGATGACAAAGGTTTGGTCCCGGTGATCGCCCAGGATTATAAGGACGGCACCGTCCTGATGCTTGCCTATATGAGCAAAGAATCGCTCGAGATAACCTTGAAAACAAAAGAGATGGTCTATTGGTCTCGCTCCCGCAAGGTACTCTGGCACAAAGGGGAGACCTCCGGACACATCCAAAAGGTTAAAGAGCTTTGTTTTGACTGCGACGGCGACGCGATCGTCGCCAAGATCGAGCAGGTCGGCGACATCGCCTGCCACACCGGTAACCGGAGCTGTTTCTTCAATAAGCTGATCTAAATGATCGCGAAATTCTTTTTTGTCGCGGCTGGCGGGGTGATTGGCGCACTCGCTCGTTACATTCTTTCGGCCGGGACCCACAAACTCTACGTTGGGCATTTTCCGCTAGGGACATTACTGGTTAATCTAAGCGGTTCGCTGGTGATCGGTTTGTTGTGGGGAATCTTTGACCAATACGACTTGTCGCATAACTGGCGGCTCTTCTTTTTTATCGGGATCCTGGGGAGTTACACCACTTTTTCCAGCTTTGGGCTCGATACCTTCCAACTTTTTCGCGACGGTGAAATGACTATGGCGGTTTTAAATATTCTGCTAAATAATGTGCTGGGGATCTTATTGGTGTTTATTGGCTATGGGATCACGCGGTTACTCTTCAGATTTATCTAGATCGCCGGTTTGATTATCTCTTTATATTTCCCCGGCGGGAGCCCTTCTAGTTTCAGCGGGCCGATTGCTACTCTGACCAAGCGGAGGCAGGGGAGGCCGACGGCGGCGGTCATTTTCCGCACCTGGCGGTTCTTCCCTTCACGGATCGTCAATTCGAGCCACGAAGTCGGAATGCTTTTACGGAAACGGATCGGCCTCGATCGTTCCCACAACTTTGGTTCCTGGATCGCCCGGACTTTAGAGGGGAGCGTTTTATACCCTTCGATCAAGACCCCGCTTTTTAGCTTGGCTAATTGTTCAGGAGTTGGGATCCCTTCAACCTGCGCCAAATAGGTCTTTTCCACTTTGTTCTTAGGATTGCTGATCCGGTGGTTCATTGCCACGTCGTTGGTCAGGAGGAGGAGCCCCTCGCTGTCGTAGTCGAGCCGTCCGACCGAGTAGATCCCCGGCACCTTAATATAATCTTTCAAAGTCTTCCGCCCCATTTCATCGGTGAACTGGCAGAGGACCTCGAAAGGCTTGTTGAATACGGCATATTTGAGCATATGATAATTATATCAGGAAATAGCCCTTAAATTGTGCGCTATTCGCTTCGTTTAAAGAGTCACTTTGCTTTTGCTGGGCGACCATTTTCTTTGTCCGGCCACAAAGAAAATGGTCAAAAAGAAAAGGCCTTGCGCATTTCGATTTTTCTCAAGGTAAGCGAAATGCGCGCCCATCCGGAATTTTAAAAAGCTAGGAAACCGCGGCGATATTGCCGCAGGTTTCCGTAAAAGAAGGAGACAGGCTTATGGACCGTCACCCCATCACGCATCATGTTTAAGGAAGACCAAGCCCTCACCCAACTCCGCATTATTAGTTTTCGTTTTTGTCCCTCTCCCAAAGGGAGAGGGAGCGGTGTTTATTGCCGATAGTTCACAACCCCCTCTCCCAGACTGCGTAGCAGTCGCTGGGAGAGGGCTGTAATTTCCAATCAAACTCGCAGATAAGACCCGGGTGAGGGTTAGGACAGTTACCCCCAATATGTTCAAGTCACTACTTTCATGGTAAAATTAGGGTTCGCTTTATGGGATTAGACAAAATAATCATCAAAGGGGCCCGGGAACATAACCTCAAGAACGTTAATCTTGAGCTCCCCCGGTACAAACTGATCGTTTTCACCGGCCTGTCCGGTTCCGGCAAATCATCCCTTGCTTTCGATACCCTTTATGCCGAAGGACAGCGGCGCTATGTCGAATCACTTTCCGCTTACGCCCGCCAATTCCTGGAGCAGATGGCCAAGCCCGATGTCGATTCAATTGATGGCCTCTCGCCGGTCATTTCGATCGATCAGAAGGCCCCTCCCCGCAATCCACGCTCGACCGTCGGGACAGTTACCGAAATCTATGATTACTTCCGCTTACTTTACGCTAACATTGGGGTCCCTCATTGTCCAAAATGCAATAAAAAAATCGAGCGGCAGACCGCCCAACAGATCGTCGACCAGATGCTGGAGATGCCGGACGGAGAAAAAATCATGGTCCTGGCCCCGGTCATTCGCGGCCGCAAAGGGGAGTACAAGAGCCTCTTCGCCGATATCCAGAAAGACGGCTTCATCCGGGTTCGGGTTGATGGCAAGGTTCTCGAACTCCCCGACATCCCCGACCTGGATAAAAAGCTTAAGCACGATATCGCTATTGTCATCGACCGGATTGTCGTTAACGCCGGGAACCGGAAGCGGCTCAACGAGTCGGTCGAAAACGCTTTGCGTTACGGGAACGGGATCGTCGAGATCCTGGCCGAAAGAGCGGGAGCTAAACCAAAGGTTTTCAGCGAAAAGTTTGCCTGCGCCGAGTGCGGCATCTCGCTCGACGAGATCACCCCGCGGATCTTTTCTTTCAACAGCCCGTACGGGGCTTGTCCCGAGTGTAAGGGGTTGGGGGACAAGCTTGAGTTCGATCCCGACCTGGTCATCCCGAACCGGAATTTGACCCTGGCCGAAGGGGCGATTGTTCCCTGGGGAGAAGCGGCGTCATATTACCTGCAAAAACTGGAAGCGGTCGGCGAGGCTTATGGTTTTGATCTCAACACGCCGGTTAAAAAACTGACCAAAGAGCAAATGAACATCATTCTCTACGGCAGCAAAAAGCCGATCAAGTTCAAATACGTCATGGACCGGGGATATTGGGAGAACGAAGGGACCTTTGAAGGGGTGATCAGCAATCTCCGCCGCCGCTACCTCGAAACCAAATCGGAGAATGTCCGTTTCTTTCTTTACCGCTACATGAGCTCGATCCCGTGTTCGGTCTGCGGCGGGAAACGGCTCAAACCGGAGTCGCTCTCGGTCCTGGTCGGCGGCAAATCGATCGCCGAACTGGCGGCGATGCCGATCAACGTCATCCAAAAGTTTATCGAAGATCTCCGCTTCAGCGAGCGGGAGCAGACGATCTCCAAACAGATCATTAAAGAGATCAAGGCCCGGCTAAGCTTTTTGCTGAACGTCGGCTTGGCCTATCTTTCGCTCGACCGCCAATCATCGACCCTCTCCGGCGGCGAAGCCCAGCGGACCCGGCTGGCGACCCAGGTCGGCTCCGGCCTGGTCGGCGTCCTCTACATCTTGGACGAACCGTCGATCGGTCTCCACCAGCGGGACAATAAGCGGCTGATCGAGACTTTGGTCCGCTTGCGCGATCTGGGGAACACCGTCGTCGTCGTCGAGCATGACGAAGAGACGATGCGTTCGGCCGACTTCCTGGTTGATATTGGGCCGGGGGCGGGGGTCCATGGCGGCAAGATTGTGGCGAGCGGAACGGTTGAAGATATTATTAAAGAAAAGAATTCGATCACCGGCAAATATCTTTCCGGTGAAATGAAGATCGAGGTCCCGAGCGAGCGGCATAAAGGGAACGGTCACCACCTGGAGATCATCGGAGCGGAGCACCATAACCTCAAGAAGATCGACGTTGCTTTTCCGCTCGGAGTTTTTACCTGCGTGACCGGGGTTTCCGGTTCGGGGAAGAGCTCGCTGATCAATGATATCCTCTACAAAGCGCTGGCTAATAAGTTTTACCGGGCGGTTGATAAAGCGGGGCGCTACGATGAGATCAAAGGGCTGGAGCATATCGACAAAGTCGTGATCATCGACCAGATGCCGATTGGCAAGACCCCCCGCTCCAACCCGGCGACCTATACCGGGGTCTTTGACCATATCCGGAACCTATTTACCATGACGCAGGAAGCGCGGGTGCGCGGCTACAAGTCGGGGCGTTTTTCTTTCAACGTCCGCGGCGGTCGCTGTGAGGCCTGTGCCGGCGACGGGCTGGTCAAGATCGAAATGCACTTTCTCCCCGACGTTTACGTTCCGTGCGACGTTTGTAAAGGGAAGCGTTACAACCGGGAGACGCTCGAGGTCCATTACAAAGGAAAGAACATTTACGATGTCCTCAACATGACGGTCGAAGAAGCGCTCGTTCTCTTTGAGAATATTCCGCAGATCGAGCGGAAGCTTCGGACCCTCTCGGACGTCGGGTTGAGCTACATCAAGCTTGGCCAGGCGGCGACGACCCTTTCGGGCGGCGAAGCCCAACGGATCAAACTGGCAACGGAACTGGCGACCCGTTCGACCGGTCGGACCCTTTACCTGCTCGACGAGCCGACGACCGGTCTCCATTTTGACGACACCAAGAAACTCCTCGAAGTCCTCCACCGCCTGGTGGCGGCCGGAAACTCGATGATCGTCATCGAACACAACCTCGACGTTATCAAAACCGCCGACCACATTATCGACCTCGGGCCGGAAGGTGGCGAAGAGGGGGGCGAGATCATTGCCGAAGGGACCCCGGAGGCGGTCGCCAAAGTCAGTCGCAGTTATACTGGCCGCTACCTGAAGAAACTACTTAAGTAAGGAGAAAGCCATGAGAGTTTTAGTGACGGGCGGAGCCGGATTTTTAGGGATCAACCTCATCCGCTATCTGTTCAAGCAGGGGATCACCAATATTGTCTCGCTTGACGTCGCCGAGTTCGATTATCCGGAAAAGAATAAAGTTAAGATCATCAAAGGGGATATCCGCGAC
This window of the Candidatus Margulisiibacteriota bacterium genome carries:
- a CDS encoding GIY-YIG nuclease family protein, which encodes MNEIVYVLINEAMPGYVKIGKTTTSLEQRIRELSASTSVPLPFTCFYACTVKEMSFVEHQLHDAFDNNRINPKREFFRIAPERVVAALKLAEIEDVTPKKDIVESHEDQKALDKARTIRERFDFRMADIPIGAELTFSRDENIKAKVVDNRSIKFNGKITSLSKSAQKILGYNYGVAGTDYWMYEGEALDERRRRLEGEN
- a CDS encoding KilA-N domain-containing protein → MVKNKKVVVQGSQIGVLLRDGDNDFISLTDMTKKFGDDVLIYQWMRNRNTVEFLGIWEQIHNPDFKGVEFETFKKQAGMNSFSLTPRKWIDATGAIGLISRAGRYGGGTYAHKDIAFEFGSWLSAEFKLYLIKEFQRLKTEENQRFVLGWDMKRMLAKLNYKIHTDAIKEHIVPPQISKQKMNVIYASEADVLNVALFGITAKEWRDKNIGKEGNVRDSATVEQLVVLSNLESMNAELIRLGFPQGERLRKLNEMAISQMKSLMGNASIRKLK
- the hisI gene encoding phosphoribosyl-AMP cyclohydrolase, producing MDISKIKFDDKGLVPVIAQDYKDGTVLMLAYMSKESLEITLKTKEMVYWSRSRKVLWHKGETSGHIQKVKELCFDCDGDAIVAKIEQVGDIACHTGNRSCFFNKLI
- the crcB gene encoding fluoride efflux transporter CrcB: MIAKFFFVAAGGVIGALARYILSAGTHKLYVGHFPLGTLLVNLSGSLVIGLLWGIFDQYDLSHNWRLFFFIGILGSYTTFSSFGLDTFQLFRDGEMTMAVLNILLNNVLGILLVFIGYGITRLLFRFI
- a CDS encoding pseudouridine synthase; protein product: MLKYAVFNKPFEVLCQFTDEMGRKTLKDYIKVPGIYSVGRLDYDSEGLLLLTNDVAMNHRISNPKNKVEKTYLAQVEGIPTPEQLAKLKSGVLIEGYKTLPSKVRAIQEPKLWERSRPIRFRKSIPTSWLELTIREGKNRQVRKMTAAVGLPCLRLVRVAIGPLKLEGLPPGKYKEIIKPAI
- the uvrA gene encoding excinuclease ABC subunit UvrA, which translates into the protein MGLDKIIIKGAREHNLKNVNLELPRYKLIVFTGLSGSGKSSLAFDTLYAEGQRRYVESLSAYARQFLEQMAKPDVDSIDGLSPVISIDQKAPPRNPRSTVGTVTEIYDYFRLLYANIGVPHCPKCNKKIERQTAQQIVDQMLEMPDGEKIMVLAPVIRGRKGEYKSLFADIQKDGFIRVRVDGKVLELPDIPDLDKKLKHDIAIVIDRIVVNAGNRKRLNESVENALRYGNGIVEILAERAGAKPKVFSEKFACAECGISLDEITPRIFSFNSPYGACPECKGLGDKLEFDPDLVIPNRNLTLAEGAIVPWGEAASYYLQKLEAVGEAYGFDLNTPVKKLTKEQMNIILYGSKKPIKFKYVMDRGYWENEGTFEGVISNLRRRYLETKSENVRFFLYRYMSSIPCSVCGGKRLKPESLSVLVGGKSIAELAAMPINVIQKFIEDLRFSEREQTISKQIIKEIKARLSFLLNVGLAYLSLDRQSSTLSGGEAQRTRLATQVGSGLVGVLYILDEPSIGLHQRDNKRLIETLVRLRDLGNTVVVVEHDEETMRSADFLVDIGPGAGVHGGKIVASGTVEDIIKEKNSITGKYLSGEMKIEVPSERHKGNGHHLEIIGAEHHNLKKIDVAFPLGVFTCVTGVSGSGKSSLINDILYKALANKFYRAVDKAGRYDEIKGLEHIDKVVIIDQMPIGKTPRSNPATYTGVFDHIRNLFTMTQEARVRGYKSGRFSFNVRGGRCEACAGDGLVKIEMHFLPDVYVPCDVCKGKRYNRETLEVHYKGKNIYDVLNMTVEEALVLFENIPQIERKLRTLSDVGLSYIKLGQAATTLSGGEAQRIKLATELATRSTGRTLYLLDEPTTGLHFDDTKKLLEVLHRLVAAGNSMIVIEHNLDVIKTADHIIDLGPEGGEEGGEIIAEGTPEAVAKVSRSYTGRYLKKLLK